The following nucleotide sequence is from Thermodesulfobacteriota bacterium.
GGGTGGACCCGGCTTACGCCCGGGCCTACAACAACATAGGCCTCGCCTACGACGGCAGGGGGATGGAAAAAGAGGCCGTCGAGAGTTACGAGAGGGCCCTTGTTATGGAGCCGGAGTTCCTGGAGCCCCGCGTGAACCTCGCTAACTTCTACTACGGGAAGGGGTTCTTCGAAGAGGCCGTTGACGAGTATGAGAAGGCCCTGGCCATAGAGCCCCGCTCCGCCACGGCCCACTTCAACCTTGGGCTCGCCTACATGAACGGCCTGAAAGAGTATGATAAGGCCCTCTATCACTTCGACAGGGCCCTGGAGGAAGAGCCTCGCTCCGCGGGGGCCGGGGAGGTAAGGAGGGCGAGGGATATGTTAAATGAGAGGATTTCCGATTGAAGGTCCGGGCACTGATGGTGTAAAATACAGGATGATGGTTCTGCTGAACTTTTTGACCTCCAGAGGGTTTGCCGTATTCCTGCTATGTATCTCCATAGGTCTGCTCGTCCTCTGGAACGTGCGTCCCGGGTTTTACTCGACATTGTTCCTTATCCCGCCCGCGTTGGTGTTCCTGAGCGTAGCCCTTTGTACCGGACGGAGGTTCGTTAATTCCGGGGGCCGG
It contains:
- a CDS encoding tetratricopeptide repeat protein, with translation MRREVPATVFFIATLLVYAGAAITRNLAYVDNLTLWGDAAGKSPVKPRPHILLGSAYFDSGLFDKSADEFELAFSLNPRSVASHREKGLYDRDRFVARVYNNIGAGYLERGMWAAAIAEFEKALRVDPAYARAYNNIGLAYDGRGMEKEAVESYERALVMEPEFLEPRVNLANFYYGKGFFEEAVDEYEKALAIEPRSATAHFNLGLAYMNGLKEYDKALYHFDRALEEEPRSAGAGEVRRARDMLNERISD